From one Methylocystis iwaonis genomic stretch:
- a CDS encoding response regulator, translated as MKALRILLVEDDPMLGDLLAETLEMMGHEVCGIESTEADAVAAAFRCKPELMIIDVGLRDGSGASAAEQICDTGFIPHFFVSGDISRIKASRPTAVAVQKPFGEADLIYAIQRALEGLGA; from the coding sequence ATGAAAGCACTCCGTATCCTCCTCGTCGAGGATGACCCAATGCTCGGCGATCTGCTTGCCGAAACGCTCGAAATGATGGGCCACGAGGTCTGCGGCATTGAGAGCACCGAAGCGGACGCAGTGGCAGCCGCCTTTCGTTGCAAACCAGAACTGATGATTATCGATGTAGGGCTGCGCGATGGAAGCGGCGCCTCCGCAGCGGAGCAAATATGCGACACCGGATTCATCCCCCACTTTTTTGTGAGCGGGGATATTTCAAGAATTAAAGCGTCCAGGCCTACCGCTGTGGCGGTTCAAAAGCCCTTTGGCGAAGCCGACCTCATATACGCCATTCAGCGTGCGCTCGAAGGCTTGGGAGCATGA
- a CDS encoding DUF3309 family protein, with translation MLGTIVLVLLILLLVGALPNWSHSASWGYAPSGTLGTVLIVVLILVLLGKI, from the coding sequence ATGCTTGGAACAATCGTCCTTGTGCTCCTCATCCTGTTGCTCGTCGGCGCACTTCCGAATTGGTCGCATAGTGCGAGTTGGGGCTATGCACCTTCGGGGACATTGGGAACTGTTCTCATCGTCGTCCTGATCCTCGTTCTTCTCGGCAAAATCTAG
- a CDS encoding DUF3096 domain-containing protein, whose product MTVGLAHLQPIVSLIAGILILIMPQLLNYIVAIFLIVSGILGLGLIK is encoded by the coding sequence ATGACTGTAGGCTTAGCGCACCTTCAACCGATCGTATCCTTGATCGCCGGCATCCTCATCCTGATCATGCCGCAATTACTCAATTATATCGTGGCGATCTTTTTAATCGTCTCGGGCATATTGGGCCTGGGGCTCATTAAATGA
- a CDS encoding AI-2E family transporter, which translates to MRATEDTAFLALTLAVSVAFAWILWPFYGAILWGTVIAIVFAPMYRRLSKAWQQRRNLAAVATVMIIVLVVILPLSLLAASMAQEASGVYDRLQSGDLDLVRVFRQIFDALPSWAADLLRRFGLTSLGEAQERLSAALIKGSQFFAAEAVVIGQSALSFIVNLCVMLYLLFFLLRDEEALARQIRDAIPLRLDEKDALFRKFAVVIRATVKGDLLVALLQGALGGLIFWILGVSVPLLWAASMAILSLVPAVGAALVWGPVAIYFLTTGAIWQGIVLIVYGAFVMGLADNVLRPVLVGKDTKMPNYVVLISTLGGIEMFGLNGFVSGPVIAAMFIAAWDIYSATRPGAHPESANR; encoded by the coding sequence ATGCGCGCCACTGAAGACACAGCGTTTCTAGCCTTGACGTTGGCGGTATCCGTCGCCTTCGCCTGGATACTTTGGCCCTTCTACGGAGCGATCCTCTGGGGAACCGTGATCGCAATCGTGTTTGCGCCAATGTATCGGCGCCTTTCGAAGGCATGGCAGCAAAGGCGAAATCTCGCCGCCGTTGCGACGGTGATGATCATTGTCTTAGTGGTGATCCTTCCATTGAGTCTGCTCGCAGCGTCAATGGCGCAAGAGGCATCCGGCGTATACGATCGACTCCAATCAGGCGATCTAGACCTCGTACGCGTCTTTCGGCAAATCTTCGACGCCTTGCCTTCATGGGCGGCGGATCTCCTGCGGCGCTTTGGTCTGACGAGCCTAGGAGAGGCTCAGGAAAGGTTGTCCGCCGCCCTTATCAAGGGAAGCCAGTTTTTTGCGGCAGAGGCGGTCGTCATTGGACAAAGTGCGTTGAGCTTCATCGTGAATCTTTGCGTGATGCTCTACCTTTTGTTCTTCCTGCTACGCGACGAAGAGGCGCTGGCTCGTCAAATCAGGGACGCGATTCCGCTTCGCCTTGACGAGAAAGATGCTCTCTTCCGCAAATTCGCGGTCGTCATTCGGGCTACGGTAAAGGGGGATCTGCTCGTGGCGCTCCTGCAAGGAGCGCTCGGCGGCCTCATTTTCTGGATCCTCGGAGTCAGCGTCCCGCTGTTATGGGCGGCATCAATGGCTATTCTATCTCTGGTCCCAGCAGTAGGCGCCGCCTTGGTTTGGGGCCCGGTCGCCATCTATTTCCTGACGACGGGCGCAATTTGGCAGGGTATCGTTCTGATTGTTTATGGCGCATTCGTAATGGGGCTTGCGGATAACGTTCTTCGTCCGGTCCTGGTAGGCAAAGACACCAAGATGCCTAACTACGTTGTGTTGATTTCCACATTGGGCGGCATCGAAATGTTCGGACTCAACGGCTTTGTCAGCGGGCCAGTGATCGCGGCAATGTTCATAGCGGCTTGGGATATTTATTCCGCAACGCGGCCGGGAGCGCACCCAGAATCTGCCAACCGATGA
- a CDS encoding CsbD family protein, whose product MSGTTDKIKGAANEAAGAVKEAVGKAFGNPRLEIEGAAQKLKGEAQGAVGNAKEAVKKIIDKA is encoded by the coding sequence ATGAGCGGTACAACAGACAAGATCAAGGGCGCAGCGAATGAAGCGGCCGGCGCGGTCAAAGAGGCGGTCGGGAAGGCCTTCGGCAATCCGAGGCTCGAGATCGAGGGTGCCGCGCAGAAGCTCAAGGGCGAGGCTCAAGGGGCTGTCGGTAACGCCAAGGAAGCCGTTAAGAAGATCATAGATAAGGCCTGA